In Mytilus edulis chromosome 6, xbMytEdul2.2, whole genome shotgun sequence, the following proteins share a genomic window:
- the LOC139528138 gene encoding dynein regulatory complex protein 10-like: MATTAMRTQTLTGSIATEPILNMKLTVPVPPQKGGPGKIRNRLRLDPARALEPARKKIATVEAQRVMSVFEDTIQRIEISSMIPYILENLDRFRISFGVELCSLLENHSIIIGSYNEIKEQLDRQMQRNRIRSASSVRSDASQEQQNDMNETQPTAEDDEDEDSVYGGQSPPQSPVNKPPSRGSSASSRRSNPSVASFDSQTERTMRNLSLVAQQLSSSCKNILRQFQINGSAFNSVKTHFHARPKESTQLLSYMNDLRDILLNKLLTTPEEEKERMAYIQEVSERERNNATIIAKMEEELDAAVADKEEEMKKKNDVIKKLQTELQQIINFSKENIGRIKNEQDKQESADKKNHEGKVQRLQNEIVQLKTQLQNLVLEHREKEQDLRRMKFKVESQVEGLIQKYDGEMNERQEEYEEIEAAYNAQKKQLDEVEERFKTMSAEYDQIQEERRLAREKREAAEREMALMVKAATTVQAFWRSFKVRKALKARKKKGGGKKGKK, from the exons aaataagaaacagactCCGTTTAGATCCAGCGAGGGCATTAgaacctgcaagaaaaaaaatagcCACAGTTGAAGCACAGCGTGTTATGTCAGTATTTGAGGAcacaatacaaagaatagaaatttccTCAATGATCCCATACATTCTTGAAAATTTGGACAGATTTCGAATAAGCTTTGGGGTAGAACTTTGCAGCTTGCTAGAGAACCACAGTATTATAATCGGTAGTTACAATGAGATCAAAGAACAGCTTGATAGGCAAATGCAAAGGAATAGAATACGATCAGCCAGTTCTGTCAGAAGTGATGCATCACAAGAGCAACAAAATGATATGAATGAAACTCAACCTACTGCTGAAGATGACGAAGATGAAGATTCCGTTTATGGAGGCCAAAGTCCCCCACAGAGTCCTGTTAATAAGCCTCCATCTAGAGGTAGTAGTGCTAGCAGTCGAAGATCTAATCCTTCTGTTGCTAGTTTTGACAGCCAAACAGAACGTACAATGCGGAATTTGAGTCTGGTAGCTCAGCAACTTAGTTCCTCATGCAAAAACATTCTCagacaatttcaaataaatggtAGTGCATTTAATTCTGTTAAGACCCACTTTCATGCACGACCTAAAGAGAGTACCCAGCTTTTATCTTACATGAATGATTTGAGAGATATCTTACTGAATAAACTGTTAACAACACCTGAGGAAGAAAAAGAGAGAATGGCTTACATCCAGGAAGTTTCAGAAAGAGAGAGAAACAATGCTACTATCATTGCAAAGATGGAAGAAGAACTTGATGCTGCAGTTGCTGATAAGGAAGAAGAG ATGAAGAAGAAAAATGATGTAATAAAAAAGCTACAGACAGAGTTACAACAGATTATAAACTTTTCCAAAGAAAATATAGGAAGGATTAAGAATGAACAGGACAAACAAGAATCAGCTGATAAAAAGAACCATGAAGGCAAAGTACAAAGGCTGCAGAATGAAATAGTACAACTTAAAACCCAGCTTCAAAACCTTGTATTGGAGCATAGAGAAAAGGAACAAGATCTAAGAAGG aTGAAGTTTAAGGTGGAGTCACAAGTTGAAGGTTTAATTCAGAAATATGATGGCGAAATGAATGAGAGACAG GAGGAATATGAAGAAATAGAAGCTGCATATAATGCTCAGAAGAAACAGTTAGATGAAGTAGAAGAAAGATTTAAAACTATGTCAGCTGAGTACGACCAGATTCAGGAAGAGAGGAGACTGGCCCGTGAGAAACGTGAAGCTGCTGAGCGTGAGATGGCTCTCATGGTCAAAGCTGCTACAACAGTCCAAGCTTTCTGGAGGTCATTCAAAGTCCGTAAAGCACTTAAAGCCAGGAAGAAGAAAGGAGGTGGCAAGAAAGGAAAGAAATAG